From a single Haladaptatus cibarius D43 genomic region:
- a CDS encoding S8 family serine peptidase, with protein sequence MTDNGTQFDRRSFLKLTGSVGAAAAVSGITAATPGREPGSKENELLVGVSPAGGSPTDVVQAHLPSTAQIVHSNDVLGYVAVQIPDNDSVKQRFSDAVSKNEYVKYVEENMTYSTSLTPNDPKYSTEQYAPQMVNADTAWDTTTGSSSVTIAVIDTGVQYNHPDLQSNFGSNPGKDFVDDDSDPYPDRPSDENHGTHVSGIAAAETNNGTGVAGISESNLINGRALDETGFGSVADIADAVQWATDQGADIINMSLGGSNPSDTMRNAVSYAYNRGVFITAAAGNSSKGSVDYPAGYDECLAVSALDSDGSFAQYSNYGSKVELTAPGTWVYSTTTASRGNYETLSGTSMATPVVSGVAGLSLAQWSATNRELRAHLKNTAVDIGLPSSQQGSGRVDAQNAVTSQPPNFSRTADRTKYSGSLVDYLDSSCHSHTWKQSNPSQVIVELLISKDSADFDLYVNDGQTACPTTNSYDYRSKSLGSIESVTIDNPDTSTDLHIMADSWRGGGSYEIVVTEYTA encoded by the coding sequence ATGACAGACAACGGTACGCAGTTCGATAGACGATCGTTTCTCAAACTAACTGGTTCGGTCGGTGCTGCGGCTGCAGTTTCGGGTATTACGGCTGCAACGCCCGGACGTGAACCTGGTTCTAAAGAAAACGAACTCCTCGTCGGCGTTTCACCTGCTGGTGGATCGCCGACTGACGTCGTGCAGGCGCATCTGCCTTCAACGGCACAAATTGTCCACTCAAACGACGTACTCGGCTACGTTGCTGTGCAGATCCCCGACAATGATTCGGTAAAACAGCGGTTCTCCGACGCGGTTTCGAAAAACGAGTACGTTAAGTACGTCGAAGAAAATATGACCTATTCGACGTCACTAACCCCTAATGACCCCAAATACAGTACGGAGCAGTACGCCCCCCAGATGGTCAACGCCGACACTGCGTGGGACACCACGACTGGTTCATCATCGGTGACCATCGCGGTGATTGATACGGGTGTCCAGTACAATCACCCCGATCTGCAGTCAAATTTCGGATCGAATCCCGGCAAGGACTTCGTCGATGATGATTCTGATCCGTACCCCGATCGCCCGAGCGACGAAAATCACGGTACTCACGTCTCTGGTATCGCGGCGGCGGAGACTAACAACGGCACCGGCGTCGCTGGAATCAGTGAATCAAACCTTATCAATGGAAGGGCTCTTGACGAAACTGGTTTTGGCTCCGTCGCGGATATTGCTGATGCCGTTCAGTGGGCGACAGACCAAGGAGCAGACATTATAAACATGTCGCTTGGTGGTAGTAATCCGTCGGACACGATGCGAAACGCCGTCTCATACGCATACAACCGCGGAGTTTTCATTACGGCGGCCGCTGGCAATTCGTCCAAGGGATCCGTTGACTACCCTGCCGGGTACGACGAATGCCTGGCCGTCTCCGCACTGGATTCCGATGGCTCGTTTGCCCAATATTCGAATTACGGATCGAAGGTAGAACTCACTGCGCCAGGAACGTGGGTGTACTCTACGACGACCGCGAGCCGTGGCAATTACGAAACACTCTCGGGAACATCGATGGCAACACCGGTTGTCTCGGGGGTTGCTGGCCTCTCGCTCGCACAGTGGAGTGCTACAAACCGCGAACTCCGAGCACACCTCAAAAACACTGCTGTCGACATCGGTCTGCCGTCGAGCCAGCAAGGAAGTGGTCGCGTCGATGCTCAGAATGCCGTCACTAGTCAACCGCCAAACTTTAGCCGTACTGCTGACCGGACGAAATACAGCGGTTCGTTAGTCGATTACCTCGACAGTTCCTGTCACAGCCACACGTGGAAGCAGTCCAATCCGTCGCAAGTAATCGTGGAATTACTCATTTCAAAAGATTCAGCCGATTTCGATCTCTACGTCAACGACGGACAAACAGCATGCCCAACCACGAACAGCTATGATTATCGCTCGAAGTCGCTGGGGAGCATTGAATCCGTTACTATCGACAATCCAGACACGTCTACAGACCTTCACATCATGGCCGATTCGTGGCGTGGAGGCGGCAGTTACGAAATCGTCGTCACCGAATACACGGCCTGA
- a CDS encoding MGH1-like glycoside hydrolase domain-containing protein encodes MDITPFADRGTWHGYALPGKDDTEYYGAFIGPLYIAQEYAWFLSKGFVKISVIDKKSRTEISLNEADAKIASYPGFLRQVLSVDGLTVTLDLRFVTDRTALVTATIRNDRENQRTLSIEWSGRLLENQYNAPSLSPHKDSIWVHFDRVRETWAYMTSGEELFQVNHSRPTTTEVDGGSYTTTLNPAITISPGDEERLVWTESFTFTDVRARKEPEQAKEILKRPDEYIKSASSRWNQYLSAIAKSSTSDYEEVGIKCLETLIGNWRSPAGAIQHDGMTPSISYKWFAGGFWAWDIWKQAVGTTQFAPELAKQLIRSMFDYQVTHSSDTRPQDAGMIPDLIAYNTPDNGGGNWNERNSKPPLAAWAVWEIYRHTSDSDFLEELYPLLVAYHDWWYRTRDHDDNGIAEYDATVHSTNDSDEAIVTAAAWESGMDNAPRFDDSSVLKNCYDGNIVGYSLNQESIDLNSYLYDEKKYLAKMANEIGKEADEKRYLCEAKSVGEYIRTHMFHEETGFFYDIDTEQRPFIEARGVGRAIHGVIPLWTGIATQAQADSVVKTLTKESEFNTYLPLPTVSRSIPDFDPESYWRGNVWLDQAKFAIEGLARYGYDTTATKFTKKLFQHGDGIMGNAPIHENYNPLTGERLNAPNFSWSAPSLLTLYQDFL; translated from the coding sequence ATGGATATCACTCCATTTGCAGATCGGGGTACGTGGCATGGCTATGCACTACCAGGCAAGGACGACACTGAGTACTACGGAGCATTTATTGGCCCGTTGTACATTGCCCAAGAGTATGCATGGTTCCTTAGCAAGGGGTTTGTCAAAATTTCTGTGATTGATAAGAAAAGCAGAACCGAAATCTCCCTGAATGAGGCCGATGCCAAAATCGCGTCTTACCCTGGTTTCCTTCGTCAGGTACTCTCTGTAGATGGGTTGACGGTCACGCTCGATCTTCGGTTCGTTACCGACCGAACTGCACTTGTGACTGCTACAATCAGAAACGACAGGGAGAATCAACGCACGCTGAGCATCGAGTGGAGTGGTAGACTACTCGAGAACCAGTACAATGCACCTTCACTATCCCCTCACAAGGATAGTATCTGGGTTCACTTCGATCGCGTTCGTGAGACATGGGCTTACATGACGAGTGGTGAAGAGTTATTCCAGGTCAACCACAGTAGACCAACCACTACCGAGGTTGATGGAGGCAGCTATACGACTACGCTCAACCCGGCGATTACCATTTCGCCAGGCGATGAGGAACGACTAGTCTGGACGGAATCCTTTACGTTCACCGACGTGAGAGCGCGGAAAGAGCCAGAGCAAGCCAAGGAGATTCTCAAACGTCCCGATGAGTATATCAAGTCGGCCAGTTCCCGTTGGAATCAATACCTCAGTGCTATCGCAAAATCCAGCACGTCGGATTACGAGGAAGTGGGAATCAAATGCCTTGAAACACTGATCGGCAACTGGCGAAGTCCGGCCGGTGCAATTCAACACGACGGCATGACACCGTCGATTTCGTATAAGTGGTTCGCTGGTGGATTCTGGGCATGGGATATCTGGAAACAAGCCGTCGGGACGACGCAATTTGCCCCGGAGTTAGCAAAGCAGCTTATCCGATCGATGTTTGACTATCAAGTGACCCATTCTTCGGATACTCGACCACAGGATGCAGGGATGATTCCCGACCTTATCGCCTACAACACTCCCGACAATGGTGGTGGCAATTGGAACGAAAGAAATTCGAAACCCCCGCTTGCGGCATGGGCAGTGTGGGAAATATACAGACATACCTCTGATTCCGATTTCCTCGAAGAGTTGTATCCGCTGCTCGTTGCGTACCACGACTGGTGGTATCGAACACGTGACCATGACGACAACGGTATCGCAGAATATGATGCGACGGTTCACTCAACCAATGATTCGGACGAGGCTATCGTCACGGCTGCAGCGTGGGAAAGCGGAATGGACAATGCACCTCGATTCGATGACTCATCTGTCTTAAAGAACTGCTACGACGGTAACATAGTGGGATACTCTCTGAATCAGGAATCTATCGATCTTAACTCATATCTATATGATGAAAAGAAGTATCTTGCAAAGATGGCGAATGAGATCGGAAAAGAAGCTGATGAAAAGCGCTATCTTTGTGAAGCAAAATCTGTTGGCGAGTATATCCGAACACATATGTTCCACGAAGAGACTGGCTTCTTCTACGATATCGACACCGAACAAAGACCGTTCATCGAGGCGCGCGGTGTTGGACGAGCAATTCACGGTGTTATTCCGTTATGGACAGGTATCGCAACACAGGCACAAGCGGATTCCGTTGTCAAAACACTCACCAAGGAATCGGAGTTTAACACGTATCTGCCTCTTCCAACGGTTTCTCGGTCTATTCCTGACTTCGATCCAGAATCGTACTGGCGGGGCAATGTATGGCTTGACCAAGCGAAGTTTGCCATCGAAGGACTGGCTCGGTATGGATACGATACGACAGCAACGAAGTTCACCAAAAAGCTGTTCCAACATGGTGATGGTATTATGGGTAATGCTCCGATCCACGAGAACTATAATCCGCTCACTGGTGAACGGTTGAATGCACCGAACTTCAGTTGGTCTGCGCCATCATTACTGACGCTGTATCAGGACTTCTTGTAG
- a CDS encoding DUF7260 family protein gives MVESRRQLVNGTALPLARQLLRNEKSELQSEIKAFENFSDRLSQIPPQPCRTDGGTLTSTFQSQPSTAQSPQEAVRTAYRDTVLSVDHWKSTYGAETAIDSIAQEFGPDIATYLSGSSSIWSPLVWNQLRNASEEVVGNRQRTVRKITQELSQLDDLQNSLLEIDDELAAIERGHFSFTDRTDCLRTLQRELDQLVDDQQKYLHQREYTNGDIFSAFIYSDLDTDFPGLSALATTHRKLERIELRHWCGLL, from the coding sequence ATGGTTGAGAGCAGAAGGCAGCTAGTCAACGGTACAGCCCTCCCCTTAGCGCGACAACTCCTTCGCAACGAGAAATCTGAGCTTCAGAGTGAGATCAAAGCTTTTGAGAACTTTTCCGATCGCCTCAGCCAGATTCCGCCACAACCATGTCGAACTGATGGTGGAACATTAACCAGTACTTTCCAATCCCAGCCTTCAACTGCACAGTCGCCACAAGAAGCTGTTCGAACTGCCTATCGCGACACGGTGTTATCTGTTGACCACTGGAAAAGCACTTATGGGGCTGAGACTGCAATCGATAGTATCGCACAGGAATTCGGACCTGATATAGCAACGTACCTTAGCGGTAGCTCGAGTATCTGGTCGCCCTTAGTCTGGAATCAGCTCCGCAATGCGAGTGAGGAGGTAGTCGGAAATCGACAACGAACCGTCCGAAAAATCACACAGGAGCTGTCACAACTTGATGATCTACAGAATTCGCTTCTGGAAATTGATGACGAGTTAGCTGCAATTGAGCGAGGTCACTTCTCGTTTACCGACCGAACAGATTGCCTTCGTACACTGCAGCGGGAACTCGATCAGTTGGTAGATGACCAGCAAAAGTATCTCCATCAACGTGAGTATACGAATGGAGATATCTTCTCAGCGTTTATCTATTCGGATCTCGACACAGACTTTCCAGGCCTCTCGGCCCTCGCGACGACCCACAGGAAACTCGAACGAATCGAACTTCGCCACTGGTGTGGCCTGCTCTGA